In Streptomyces sp. NBC_00569, a single genomic region encodes these proteins:
- a CDS encoding acyl-CoA dehydrogenase family protein, with protein sequence MTIGFEIDDRVADIARRTTDFVRDVVIPEEQACDGNVHTGPEPLRRRLQEAARAAGVFAPHVGAEWGGLGLDLCGQAVVFEAAGHSLLGPLALNCAAPDEGNMHLLEVIATGEQKQRYLRGLAAGEMRSCFAMTEPSPGAGSDPRALATTATRVDGGWRIDGRKWFISGADGADFAICMARTSGGPGDAGGATMLLVDADNPGMKIVRNIDTLDQGLFGGHSEVVFDRCEVGDDAVLGEVNEGFRYAQVRLGPARMTHCMRWLGVARRAQDIALERAAERSAFGMPLAELGMVQQLLADSEIDIETSRAVLWRACWELDQGRSAAQHTSIAKTYVSEAVNRVVDRAVQVCGALGISGDAPLSRLYREVRPFRIYDGPSETHRWAIAKRAVRTAQERRAAR encoded by the coding sequence ATGACCATCGGGTTCGAGATCGACGACAGGGTCGCCGACATCGCGCGGCGCACCACCGACTTCGTACGAGATGTGGTGATACCTGAGGAACAGGCGTGCGACGGGAACGTCCATACGGGGCCGGAACCACTGCGCCGCCGATTGCAGGAGGCCGCCCGTGCAGCAGGGGTGTTCGCCCCGCACGTGGGCGCCGAGTGGGGCGGGCTCGGGCTCGACCTGTGTGGGCAGGCCGTGGTGTTCGAGGCGGCGGGGCACTCGCTGCTGGGGCCGCTCGCACTCAACTGCGCCGCGCCCGACGAGGGCAACATGCATCTGCTCGAAGTGATCGCCACCGGGGAACAGAAACAGCGGTATCTGCGAGGTTTGGCCGCCGGTGAGATGCGGTCCTGCTTCGCGATGACCGAACCCTCGCCGGGCGCGGGTTCCGACCCGCGTGCGCTCGCCACGACCGCGACGAGAGTCGACGGCGGCTGGCGGATCGACGGCCGCAAGTGGTTCATCAGCGGCGCGGACGGCGCCGACTTCGCCATCTGCATGGCCCGCACCAGCGGCGGCCCCGGCGACGCGGGCGGCGCGACGATGCTCCTCGTCGACGCCGACAACCCTGGCATGAAGATCGTCCGGAACATCGACACCCTCGACCAGGGGCTGTTCGGCGGACACAGCGAAGTCGTGTTCGATCGCTGCGAAGTGGGCGACGACGCCGTCCTCGGCGAGGTGAACGAAGGCTTCAGGTACGCGCAGGTGCGGCTGGGCCCCGCCCGGATGACGCACTGCATGCGCTGGCTCGGGGTGGCACGCCGGGCGCAGGACATCGCCCTGGAGCGCGCGGCGGAGCGCTCGGCCTTCGGTATGCCGCTGGCCGAACTGGGCATGGTGCAACAGCTGTTGGCCGACTCCGAGATCGACATCGAGACCAGCCGCGCGGTCCTGTGGCGGGCCTGCTGGGAGCTGGACCAGGGCCGCTCGGCCGCCCAGCACACCTCCATCGCGAAGACATACGTCTCCGAGGCCGTGAACCGGGTCGTCGACCGCGCGGTGCAGGTGTGCGGCGCGCTCGGCATCTCGGGGGACGCCCCGCTGTCGCGGCTGTACCGGGAGGTGCGTCCGTTCCGCATCTACGACGGACCGTCCGAGACCCACCGCTGGGCGATCGCCAAGCGCGCGGTGCGGACGGCACAGGAACGGAGGGCCGCGCGGTGA
- a CDS encoding TetR/AcrR family transcriptional regulator: MRTSEGAAQGGSYERAHRPARPGGASPADRRSAILQAALQLFAAQGYRSTTMADIGAAVGIRGPSLYKHVASKHELLVEIMIGTMEQLIADNMAAVAGVDDVHEQLRRSVEAHIRYHARHRLEAFVGNREIGSLEQPDQDRVLSRRSAYEGRFRELIERGVAEGVFHVQSARIASYSILDMGIGVSSWFHEVGEFSVDQLAYQYGDIALRIVGVAAERSATRS; encoded by the coding sequence ATGCGTACATCTGAAGGTGCGGCCCAGGGTGGGTCCTACGAACGTGCGCACCGGCCCGCACGGCCCGGGGGCGCCTCCCCGGCCGACCGTCGGTCGGCGATCCTGCAGGCCGCGCTGCAGCTGTTCGCCGCGCAGGGCTACCGGTCCACCACGATGGCCGACATCGGAGCCGCCGTCGGCATCCGCGGTCCCAGCCTGTACAAACACGTGGCGTCCAAGCACGAGCTGCTGGTCGAGATCATGATCGGCACGATGGAGCAGCTCATCGCCGACAACATGGCGGCCGTCGCCGGGGTGGACGACGTCCACGAGCAGTTGCGCCGCTCTGTGGAGGCGCACATCCGCTATCACGCGCGCCATCGCTTGGAGGCGTTCGTCGGCAACCGTGAGATCGGCAGCCTGGAGCAGCCCGACCAGGACCGGGTGCTCAGCCGCCGCAGCGCCTACGAAGGCCGTTTCCGCGAACTCATCGAGCGGGGCGTCGCCGAGGGCGTCTTTCATGTGCAGTCGGCGAGGATCGCCTCGTACTCGATCCTGGACATGGGTATCGGTGTGTCCAGCTGGTTCCACGAGGTGGGCGAGTTCTCCGTCGACCAACTCGCGTATCAGTACGGCGACATCGCGCTTCGCATCGTCGGTGTGGCTGCGGAGCGGTCAGCTACCCGGTCGTGA
- a CDS encoding formylglycine-generating enzyme family protein gives MSGACCAPGAGGDRGIPEPSAVRPQAPERDREQGLRAMLRIPGGAFLMGGDDADAFPEDGEGPVREVRLAPFLIDATTVTNRQFAKFVRSSGYRTDAEHYGWSFVFYALVHPAARHAVRDGAVEQAPWWLAVEGACWSAPYGPGSAWTDLPNHPVVHVSWRDASAYAAWAGKRLPTEAEWERAARGGLEGARFPWGDELLPRGQHRCNIWQGRFPQDNTGEDGYLGTAPVKSYRANNYGLYNTSGNVWEWCSDWWSTTWHTAGRPETRHDPAGPPAGAAKVIRGGSYLCHASYCNRYRVAARTSNTPDSSTGHMGFRCAADLPGTR, from the coding sequence ATGTCTGGAGCATGTTGTGCCCCCGGGGCCGGGGGCGACCGGGGGATTCCGGAGCCGTCCGCCGTGCGGCCCCAGGCCCCGGAGCGCGACCGGGAGCAGGGGCTGCGCGCCATGCTGCGTATCCCTGGAGGGGCCTTCCTCATGGGAGGCGACGATGCTGACGCGTTTCCCGAGGACGGTGAAGGGCCGGTCCGGGAGGTGCGGCTGGCGCCGTTCCTGATCGACGCGACCACGGTCACCAACCGGCAGTTCGCGAAGTTCGTGCGCAGCAGCGGCTACCGGACCGACGCCGAGCACTACGGCTGGTCCTTCGTGTTCTACGCACTCGTCCACCCGGCGGCCCGGCACGCGGTGCGCGACGGCGCGGTGGAGCAGGCGCCCTGGTGGCTCGCGGTCGAGGGGGCGTGCTGGAGTGCCCCCTACGGGCCGGGGTCGGCCTGGACCGATCTGCCTAACCATCCCGTCGTCCATGTCTCCTGGCGTGACGCGTCCGCCTACGCGGCATGGGCGGGCAAGCGCCTGCCCACGGAGGCGGAGTGGGAGAGGGCGGCGCGCGGCGGTCTGGAGGGTGCCCGCTTCCCCTGGGGGGACGAGCTCCTGCCTCGGGGACAGCACCGCTGCAACATCTGGCAGGGGCGGTTCCCGCAGGACAACACGGGCGAGGACGGGTACCTGGGAACCGCGCCGGTGAAGAGTTACCGAGCCAACAACTACGGCCTGTACAACACTTCGGGCAACGTGTGGGAATGGTGCTCCGACTGGTGGAGCACCACATGGCACACGGCCGGCCGCCCGGAGACCCGCCATGACCCGGCCGGACCTCCCGCGGGGGCGGCGAAGGTGATCCGCGGCGGCTCGTACTTGTGCCACGCGTCGTACTGCAATCGCTACCGGGTCGCCGCGCGCACCTCCAACACACCTGACAGCAGCACTGGGCACATGGGCTTCCGCTGCGCGGCGGATCTCCCCGGGACACGCTGA
- a CDS encoding arylsulfatase, translated as MTNASPHQSSTSGTFQGKIGTTYDESTPWWPEQQALTEDTPNVVVIVLDDVGFSDLGCFGSDIETPAMDALATGGLRYTNFHTTTLCSPTRASLLTGRNHHSVGMRMLSNFDTGFPSGRGRVTKAAAMLPEVLRDNGFNTMAVGKWHLAPMEQTTASGPYTQWPLSRGFERYYGFLEAETDSFYPELFYDNHAVAPPKTPEEGYHLSEDLVDRAIEFVTDQTSVTPEKPFFMYMAFGAAHAPHQAPQEYLEKYRGRFDHGWDVERATRHARQIERGILPPGTELAPRNPGVEPFDALSDNEKKLSVRLQEAYAAMLDHTDHHIGRFMEFLEQIGQMENTITILLSDNGASQEGGQKGSLNPTAFQNGLSEDFDEMLARIDEIGTTRAHANYPWGWAQAGNTPFKRYKQNTHEGGVRCPLIVRWPRGLPRTDENRQQFHHVSDIMPTLFELLGLQAPEVYNGIPQMPIHGTSMAYTFDAPTAPTRKEAQYFEMFGHRAIWHDGWKAVSFHQRGSSFDDDKWELYHHDTDFSECNDLAEERPEQLQKMVARFWVEAGKYDVLPLDDNGFALRAKIPRPGSPRRRTTFTYYPDMAHLPGAAVPPVMNRAHRITAFVDRATASDEGVLVSLGNISSGYVLYIKDNRLVYEYNFLGTRYTVTSEDELPIGAVELIFEFIKTGDVQGVGHLYVSGKPAGETDMPQVLPHFFGWQGLDVGRDTLSPSSPSYDGEFAFTGKLEKVVFDVAPDEEGAEPFERID; from the coding sequence ATGACCAACGCCTCTCCACATCAGTCGTCCACCAGCGGTACTTTCCAAGGCAAGATCGGTACGACCTACGACGAGTCGACGCCGTGGTGGCCGGAACAGCAGGCGCTTACCGAGGACACGCCCAATGTCGTGGTCATCGTGCTCGACGACGTCGGCTTCTCCGACCTCGGCTGTTTCGGCTCGGACATCGAGACCCCGGCCATGGACGCCCTCGCCACCGGCGGTCTGCGCTACACCAACTTCCACACCACCACGCTGTGTTCTCCGACGCGGGCGTCCCTGCTGACCGGCCGGAACCACCACTCCGTCGGCATGCGGATGCTGTCCAACTTCGACACCGGATTCCCCAGCGGCCGTGGACGGGTCACCAAGGCCGCCGCGATGCTGCCCGAGGTGCTGCGGGACAACGGCTTCAACACCATGGCCGTGGGCAAGTGGCACCTGGCGCCGATGGAGCAGACCACCGCGTCCGGGCCGTACACCCAATGGCCGCTGTCCCGCGGGTTCGAGCGCTACTACGGCTTCCTGGAGGCCGAGACCGACAGCTTCTATCCGGAACTGTTCTACGACAACCACGCCGTGGCTCCGCCGAAGACCCCGGAAGAGGGCTATCACCTCAGTGAGGACCTGGTGGACCGGGCGATCGAATTCGTCACGGACCAGACGTCGGTCACTCCGGAGAAGCCCTTCTTCATGTACATGGCCTTCGGTGCGGCGCATGCCCCGCACCAGGCTCCGCAGGAGTACCTGGAGAAGTACCGGGGCCGGTTCGACCACGGCTGGGACGTCGAGCGCGCCACACGCCACGCCCGCCAGATCGAGCGGGGCATTCTGCCGCCCGGCACCGAACTGGCCCCGCGCAATCCCGGGGTCGAGCCCTTCGACGCACTGTCGGACAACGAGAAGAAGCTGTCCGTACGCCTCCAGGAGGCCTACGCGGCGATGCTCGACCACACCGACCACCACATCGGCCGGTTCATGGAATTCCTGGAGCAGATAGGGCAGATGGAGAACACCATCACCATCCTGCTCTCGGACAACGGGGCCAGCCAGGAAGGCGGGCAGAAGGGTTCCCTCAACCCGACCGCGTTCCAGAACGGTCTCTCCGAGGACTTCGACGAGATGCTCGCGCGGATCGACGAGATCGGCACCACGCGCGCGCACGCCAACTATCCCTGGGGCTGGGCGCAGGCGGGCAACACGCCCTTCAAGCGCTACAAGCAGAACACCCACGAAGGCGGCGTCCGCTGCCCGCTCATTGTGCGGTGGCCCCGCGGGCTGCCCCGCACCGACGAGAACCGGCAGCAGTTCCACCACGTCAGCGACATCATGCCGACCCTCTTCGAACTGCTCGGTCTGCAGGCGCCCGAGGTCTACAACGGCATCCCGCAGATGCCGATCCACGGCACCAGTATGGCCTACACCTTCGACGCGCCGACCGCGCCGACGCGCAAGGAGGCCCAGTACTTCGAGATGTTCGGGCACCGCGCGATCTGGCACGACGGCTGGAAGGCGGTCTCCTTCCACCAGCGCGGATCGTCCTTCGACGACGACAAGTGGGAGCTCTACCACCACGACACCGACTTCTCGGAGTGCAACGACCTGGCGGAGGAACGGCCTGAGCAACTCCAGAAGATGGTTGCCCGCTTCTGGGTGGAAGCCGGGAAGTACGATGTGCTGCCGCTGGACGACAACGGATTCGCCCTCCGGGCGAAGATTCCGCGCCCCGGTTCCCCGCGCAGGCGCACCACTTTCACGTACTACCCGGACATGGCCCATCTGCCCGGCGCCGCGGTGCCACCGGTGATGAACCGCGCCCACCGCATCACCGCGTTCGTCGACCGGGCCACCGCGTCGGACGAGGGTGTCCTGGTGTCACTGGGCAACATCAGCAGCGGATACGTCCTGTACATCAAGGACAACAGGCTCGTCTACGAGTACAACTTCCTCGGCACCCGCTACACGGTGACATCGGAGGACGAACTCCCCATCGGAGCAGTCGAGTTGATTTTCGAGTTCATCAAGACCGGTGACGTGCAGGGTGTCGGTCACCTGTACGTGTCGGGAAAGCCGGCCGGGGAGACGGACATGCCGCAGGTCCTGCCGCACTTCTTCGGATGGCAGGGCCTCGACGTCGGCCGGGACACCCTGTCACCCTCCTCGCCCAGCTACGACGGCGAATTCGCGTTCACCGGAAAGCTCGAGAAGGTCGTCTTCGACGTCGCACCCGACGAAGAGGGCGCGGAGCCCTTCGAGCGCATCGACTGA
- a CDS encoding SDR family NAD(P)-dependent oxidoreductase translates to MQDNDHTDAVDTYSRLFRLDGRKAVVVGAGSGIGRESALALAAHGATVVCADRDLKAATETASMGKEMSAYALDVLDGEAVARAAENLGAVDVLVFTAATNVRKHLLDYTTDEFDRVVSLNLRASFDLVRAFGRGMAERGRGSIIGFSSIRSVAVEPGQGVYAATKAGLVQLLRTAAAELGPSGVRVNAVAPGVVDTPLTAQIRSVPEWSEAYASKSALGRWSRPDELAGAVVYLASDASSFVTGSQLFVDGGWTAIDGRYTPPS, encoded by the coding sequence ATGCAGGACAACGACCACACCGATGCGGTGGACACCTACTCCCGTCTGTTCCGGCTCGACGGCCGCAAGGCCGTCGTGGTGGGCGCCGGCAGCGGAATCGGCCGCGAGAGCGCCCTGGCGCTCGCCGCTCACGGCGCCACGGTGGTGTGCGCCGACCGCGACCTGAAGGCCGCCACGGAGACGGCGTCGATGGGCAAGGAGATGTCGGCGTACGCCCTTGACGTACTGGACGGCGAGGCGGTCGCGCGCGCCGCCGAGAACCTCGGCGCCGTCGACGTGCTCGTCTTCACCGCCGCGACGAACGTGCGCAAGCATCTGCTCGACTACACGACGGACGAGTTCGACCGAGTCGTGTCGCTCAATCTGCGCGCCTCCTTCGACCTCGTGCGGGCGTTCGGCCGCGGCATGGCCGAACGCGGCCGCGGGAGCATCATCGGCTTCAGCTCGATCCGGTCGGTGGCCGTCGAGCCGGGCCAGGGCGTGTACGCGGCCACGAAGGCCGGCCTCGTCCAACTGCTGCGCACCGCGGCGGCCGAGCTGGGCCCCTCGGGCGTGCGGGTCAACGCCGTCGCTCCGGGCGTCGTGGACACACCGCTGACCGCGCAGATCAGGTCCGTGCCGGAGTGGTCGGAGGCCTACGCGTCCAAGAGCGCCCTGGGCCGCTGGTCCCGGCCCGACGAACTGGCCGGCGCCGTCGTCTATCTGGCGTCGGACGCGTCGTCCTTCGTGACGGGGAGCCAGCTTTTCGTGGACGGAGGCTGGACGGCGATCGACGGACGCTACACGCCGCCCAGCTGA